From a region of the Aeoliella mucimassa genome:
- a CDS encoding transglutaminase family protein, which yields MMRQFHEMPADEYARLDIGEVNLACADKLCGSEELSISQYLAVLDEWAAMVARSTARNRQQFDRRPSEFRHSEAFYRMVALATVLQRDIGIEYATDSLEQSFDCTDSRLHFIHGIIEGRGGTCATLPVLFVAIGRRLGYPLKLVSAAHHLFVRWDDLCSGERFNIEATAKGLISYPDEHYYSWPAPVVMQHVRDGWLLKSMTPTEELSVFYETRARCCLDWMQFRAAYELSEFAATQLTAGNPYRWGFHAIATALYRSEVGLAKYGFKHTGQGVVIENGVERPMKPWEKWAIREGEKELKRIEQLHVTRRQQGRAHIRNRRIIQLAAQPHAAVEAYFEQEVAG from the coding sequence ATGATGCGACAGTTCCACGAGATGCCTGCTGATGAGTACGCTCGCCTCGACATCGGCGAAGTTAATCTGGCATGTGCGGACAAGTTGTGTGGTTCGGAAGAGTTAAGTATCTCGCAGTACCTTGCCGTACTGGACGAATGGGCTGCGATGGTTGCTCGATCAACAGCCCGGAATAGGCAACAATTTGACAGAAGGCCTTCCGAGTTTCGCCATTCAGAGGCTTTTTACCGAATGGTCGCACTGGCTACAGTGCTTCAACGCGACATCGGCATTGAATACGCAACAGATTCACTGGAACAGTCTTTTGACTGCACTGATAGTCGGTTGCATTTTATTCATGGTATCATCGAAGGCCGCGGAGGCACGTGCGCAACACTGCCAGTGTTATTTGTGGCCATCGGACGCCGGCTTGGCTATCCACTAAAGCTCGTTAGTGCGGCACATCATTTATTTGTTCGATGGGATGACCTCTGCTCTGGTGAACGTTTTAACATTGAAGCAACAGCTAAGGGACTCATCTCCTACCCAGACGAACATTACTATAGTTGGCCTGCTCCAGTCGTCATGCAACATGTTCGGGACGGGTGGTTACTCAAGTCAATGACTCCAACAGAGGAGCTTTCCGTATTCTACGAAACTCGCGCCAGATGCTGTCTCGACTGGATGCAATTCCGCGCAGCGTATGAACTATCAGAATTCGCTGCGACCCAATTAACAGCCGGCAATCCGTACCGTTGGGGCTTTCATGCGATTGCAACCGCGCTGTATCGCAGCGAAGTAGGCCTTGCTAAGTACGGGTTCAAGCATACTGGGCAGGGCGTCGTTATAGAAAATGGCGTTGAACGTCCAATGAAGCCCTGGGAAAAGTGGGCCATACGCGAAGGTGAGAAAGAACTCAAACGCATTGAACAATTGCACGTTACTCGGCGTCAGCAGGGTCGTGCTCACATCCGGAATCGTCGAATCATACAACTTGCCGCTCAGCCCCACGCGGCTGTGGAGGCTTACTTTGAACAGGAGGTCGCAGGATGA
- the xerD gene encoding site-specific tyrosine recombinase XerD gives MAKKPLKPRRERSASEVRQHREAFLRYLRSECHLSENTVKAYGRDLERFVAWLGGRRLAGLSVSDLAGYPAWLREQDLAPTSVSRHVVSLKVFFKYLQLEGVLTDNQADLLVTQKLWQKIPTVLSASEVERLLAAPPKGEPWWRRDRAILEMLYATGCRVSELATIKLADLHVAERFCRCHGKGDKQRMVPLGEPACRVIEEYLDKERPKLAKRNTSEPGELFLSVRGRAMRRERIWELVKKCAAIAGVNSDLSPHSLRHSFATHLLAGGADLRHVQEMLGHASIATTQLYTHVDHTRLKKVHESFHPRA, from the coding sequence ATGGCTAAGAAACCACTGAAGCCCCGACGCGAGCGGTCGGCCAGCGAAGTGCGCCAGCACCGCGAGGCGTTTCTGCGCTATCTGCGTAGCGAATGTCATCTGTCGGAGAACACCGTGAAAGCGTACGGCCGCGATCTCGAGCGGTTTGTCGCCTGGTTGGGCGGGCGGCGGCTGGCAGGGCTCAGTGTGAGTGATCTGGCGGGCTACCCCGCCTGGCTCCGCGAGCAGGATCTCGCGCCAACTAGCGTGAGTCGTCACGTGGTGTCGCTCAAGGTGTTCTTCAAGTACCTGCAGCTCGAAGGGGTGCTGACCGATAACCAAGCCGACCTGCTGGTCACTCAGAAGCTCTGGCAGAAGATTCCCACGGTGCTCTCCGCTAGCGAGGTCGAGCGACTGCTCGCCGCCCCTCCTAAAGGGGAGCCTTGGTGGCGTCGCGATCGGGCGATTCTCGAAATGCTGTATGCGACAGGTTGCCGGGTGTCGGAGTTGGCGACGATCAAGCTGGCCGATCTGCATGTTGCCGAACGGTTCTGCCGGTGCCATGGCAAAGGCGACAAGCAGCGGATGGTTCCGCTCGGCGAGCCAGCGTGTCGGGTGATTGAAGAGTATCTGGACAAAGAACGCCCGAAGCTCGCGAAGCGGAATACGAGCGAGCCTGGCGAGTTGTTTCTTTCGGTGCGCGGACGCGCGATGCGGCGGGAGCGGATCTGGGAGCTGGTGAAAAAGTGCGCGGCCATCGCGGGAGTGAATAGCGACCTCAGCCCACACAGCTTGCGGCACAGCTTCGCGACCCACCTGCTGGCCGGCGGCGCGGACCTGCGCCACGTGCAAGAGATGCTCGGCCACGCCAGCATCGCGACCACTCAGCTATACACCCACGTCGACCACACAAGGCTGAAGAAAGTGCACGAATCGTTCCACCCACGAGCATAG
- the galE gene encoding UDP-glucose 4-epimerase GalE produces MKVLVVGGAGYIGSHAVRALEESGHEAWVFDNLYQGHRGAVPADRLIEGDLLNPADLAAALDKSGAEAVMHFAALALVGESVTDPAKYYSNNVVGALNLLDAMREKGIWRIVFSSTCATYGVPPSSPIDESMPQVPINPYGDTKLAIEKALDAYSHAYGLGVAALRYFNAAGSHHSGEIGEDHDPETHLIPIVLQVALGQREHVTIFGDDYPTPDGTCIRDYIHVEDLCSAHVAALERLEQGQMMKLNLGTGNGFSVKQVIDACRKVTGHEIPAVMGERRPGDPAALVANSSKAFETLGWKPKYTSVEEVVASAWRWHQANPNGYAN; encoded by the coding sequence ATGAAAGTTCTCGTCGTTGGTGGAGCAGGATACATTGGCAGCCATGCTGTGCGGGCGCTCGAAGAGTCGGGCCACGAAGCCTGGGTGTTCGATAATCTTTATCAAGGACATCGCGGTGCGGTGCCGGCCGATCGGTTGATCGAAGGCGATCTGCTCAACCCCGCCGACCTCGCTGCCGCGCTCGACAAGTCGGGCGCCGAAGCAGTCATGCACTTCGCCGCACTCGCCCTGGTTGGCGAGTCGGTCACCGACCCGGCCAAGTACTACTCCAACAACGTGGTCGGTGCACTCAACCTGCTCGACGCGATGCGCGAGAAAGGCATCTGGCGAATCGTATTCAGCAGCACCTGCGCTACGTACGGAGTTCCCCCCAGCTCGCCGATCGACGAGTCGATGCCGCAGGTGCCGATCAACCCGTACGGCGATACCAAGCTGGCGATCGAAAAGGCCCTGGATGCCTACTCGCACGCTTACGGACTCGGCGTGGCCGCGCTGCGTTACTTCAACGCGGCAGGCTCGCACCATAGCGGCGAGATCGGCGAAGACCACGATCCTGAAACGCACTTGATTCCCATCGTGCTGCAAGTTGCCCTCGGCCAGCGCGAGCACGTTACCATCTTCGGCGACGACTACCCCACGCCCGACGGCACCTGCATCCGCGATTACATTCATGTCGAAGACCTCTGCAGTGCCCACGTCGCCGCCCTCGAGCGACTCGAGCAAGGGCAGATGATGAAACTCAACCTCGGCACCGGCAACGGCTTCAGCGTCAAGCAGGTGATCGACGCCTGCCGCAAGGTGACCGGGCACGAGATCCCCGCGGTGATGGGCGAACGCCGCCCCGGCGACCCGGCGGCCCTGGTGGCCAACAGCAGCAAGGCGTTCGAAACCTTGGGCTGGAAGCCGAAGTACACGTCGGTCGAAGAGGTGGTCGCCTCGGCCTGGCGCTGGCACCAAGCCAACCCCAACGGGTACGCCAACTAA
- a CDS encoding YceI family protein: MKKMFRFALFAAMAVVASSASVQAKDYEVDGAHTSVSFQVAHGGISWTHGRFNTVSGAFTVDAANPASQQFTMNIEAASIDTNNAQRDDHLKSPDFFNVKQFPAITFKSTSVEKSEKGLKVTGNMTMHGVTKPISFELQGGKSIEFPAGVERIGYSTAFKLKRSDYGMANMLEAVGDEIFVNISFEGTKAK, from the coding sequence ATGAAAAAGATGTTCCGTTTCGCTTTGTTTGCCGCCATGGCGGTGGTTGCTTCGTCGGCAAGTGTGCAGGCCAAAGACTACGAAGTCGACGGCGCGCACACCTCGGTTTCGTTCCAGGTCGCCCATGGTGGCATCAGCTGGACCCATGGCCGATTCAATACGGTTAGCGGCGCGTTCACGGTCGACGCGGCCAACCCCGCCAGTCAGCAGTTCACCATGAATATCGAAGCCGCCAGCATCGATACCAACAACGCCCAGCGGGATGATCACCTGAAGAGCCCCGACTTCTTCAACGTCAAGCAATTCCCTGCGATCACCTTCAAGTCGACCTCGGTCGAGAAGTCGGAAAAGGGGCTTAAGGTCACCGGCAACATGACCATGCACGGCGTGACCAAACCGATTTCGTTCGAGCTGCAAGGTGGCAAGAGCATCGAGTTCCCCGCCGGCGTCGAGCGCATTGGCTACTCTACTGCCTTTAAGCTCAAGCGTTCCGATTATGGCATGGCGAACATGCTCGAAGCCGTAGGCGACGAGATCTTCGTGAACATCAGTTTCGAAGGCACCAAGGCAAAGTAA
- a CDS encoding zinc-ribbon domain-containing protein, protein MESQESRTAHKCLRCGDELPNGVRYCVACGAHNMDPGAGAINTAKCEMASNKRTAFWSSAACWYRWFHGIRR, encoded by the coding sequence ATGGAAAGCCAAGAATCGCGAACTGCCCATAAATGCCTGCGCTGCGGTGACGAGCTACCCAACGGCGTGCGTTACTGCGTCGCCTGCGGAGCCCACAACATGGACCCAGGTGCAGGAGCCATCAACACGGCCAAGTGCGAAATGGCATCGAACAAGCGAACCGCCTTCTGGAGCTCGGCCGCTTGCTGGTATCGCTGGTTTCATGGCATCCGGCGATAA
- a CDS encoding sulfotransferase family protein, which produces MSPSTPKPRYSADPTHAWGILTPRFWHGMRLGTWLSLLATRQCRLTPRSMITAASITPVSGFNSIAAAWQNFRFGRQVHRQVLAEPPLFVLGHWRSGTTLLHELLITDPEHTYPNTYECMLPHCHLVTQKWLAPLTSWLLPSKRPMDNVEAGWDKPQEDEFALCNLGLPSPYLCWAFPHNGPVHSEYLDLREVPKRDRRRWQALLKLFVKSIAVSRNRRIILKSPPHTARVKWLLEIFPRAKFVHISRDPFKLFPSTIRLWKSLSDVQGLQPDLPEYDWMEGEVLQNLQVMYKAYQEDRELIPEGNLCEIRYEDLTANPHQEIQRMYEQLDLGNYDRVKPGVDRYIERTGDYQTNRYQIPPEIEAKVRDNWGIYFDMFGYGESGSDS; this is translated from the coding sequence ATGTCGCCTTCGACACCCAAGCCACGCTATTCGGCCGACCCGACGCACGCTTGGGGCATCCTTACGCCCAGATTCTGGCACGGCATGCGGCTCGGCACCTGGCTGAGCTTGCTCGCCACCCGACAATGCCGCCTGACACCGCGGTCGATGATCACGGCCGCCTCGATCACGCCGGTCAGCGGGTTCAACTCGATAGCCGCCGCCTGGCAAAACTTTCGCTTCGGCCGCCAGGTACATCGTCAGGTACTGGCCGAGCCACCGCTGTTTGTACTCGGTCATTGGCGAAGCGGCACCACGCTACTGCACGAGTTGCTAATCACCGATCCCGAGCACACTTACCCGAACACGTACGAGTGCATGCTGCCGCACTGTCATCTGGTCACGCAAAAATGGTTAGCTCCGCTCACCTCCTGGCTGCTTCCGTCGAAGCGGCCGATGGACAACGTAGAAGCCGGCTGGGACAAACCCCAAGAGGATGAGTTCGCGCTGTGCAACCTCGGCTTGCCCTCGCCCTACTTGTGCTGGGCGTTTCCCCACAACGGGCCGGTGCACTCCGAGTACCTCGACCTGCGCGAGGTCCCCAAACGCGACCGCCGGCGCTGGCAGGCGTTGCTCAAGCTGTTCGTGAAGTCGATCGCCGTGTCGCGCAACCGGCGGATCATCCTCAAGTCGCCCCCGCATACCGCGCGGGTCAAATGGTTGCTCGAGATCTTCCCCCGCGCGAAGTTCGTGCACATCTCGCGAGATCCGTTCAAGCTCTTCCCCTCCACCATTCGACTCTGGAAGTCGCTCTCCGACGTGCAAGGCCTGCAGCCCGACTTGCCGGAGTACGATTGGATGGAAGGCGAAGTGCTCCAAAACCTTCAAGTGATGTACAAAGCTTACCAGGAAGATCGCGAGCTGATTCCCGAAGGCAATCTATGTGAGATTCGCTACGAAGATCTCACCGCCAATCCGCATCAGGAAATTCAGCGGATGTACGAGCAGCTCGACCTAGGCAACTACGACCGCGTGAAGCCGGGCGTCGACCGCTACATCGAACGAACCGGCGACTACCAAACCAACCGCTACCAAATCCCACCCGAAATCGAAGCCAAGGTCCGCGACAACTGGGGGATCTACTTCGACATGTTCGGGTACGGCGAATCGGGAAGTGATTCGTAA
- the pyk gene encoding pyruvate kinase: MLNPRYYRHTKIIATLGPATESPEMLEQLIAAGVDVLRLNMAHASREWVLDIICRIRIASTKLDRHVAVMMDIKGPEIRTGEVEGLIDIKKGEQLEFCTSEDQRPPSDTLRVQVNYKGLPSEVEVGQIVLVDSGLLRLGVMDKGDTYIRCQILTDGKLGSRRHINLPGVHVNLPSLTEKDKNDLAAGVEAGIDLVALSFVREASDVDELRMFLNEMGSSARIVSKIEEQAGVRNMAEIVKASDAIMVARGDLGIEIDYHQLPLVQTQLVKACQAEGKPVIIATHLLESMVSSPMPTRAEISDISNAVREQADAVMLSGETTTGEYPLEAVEVFKNIIRSIEPSVDYDLNSTIILREPKAKMLRSAATLAQDLGQSGIIVFTRSGFLAHVLGALRPRGVPIFAFTDREDVFRQMLLPWGVEPFYMEFSDDPEKTIKDAIAYLKRREWCAEGMWLVVITNVLAGEQVIDSMQLRQVT; this comes from the coding sequence ATGCTCAATCCCAGGTATTACCGGCACACCAAGATTATTGCCACCCTCGGTCCGGCTACGGAGTCGCCCGAAATGCTCGAGCAACTCATCGCCGCGGGGGTCGACGTGCTGCGGCTCAACATGGCGCACGCTTCGCGCGAGTGGGTGCTCGACATCATCTGTCGCATTCGGATTGCATCGACCAAGCTCGACCGCCATGTCGCGGTGATGATGGACATCAAAGGCCCCGAGATTCGCACCGGCGAAGTCGAGGGACTGATCGACATCAAAAAGGGAGAGCAGCTGGAGTTCTGCACCTCGGAAGACCAACGCCCACCGTCCGACACGTTGCGGGTGCAAGTGAACTACAAAGGGCTCCCGAGCGAAGTCGAGGTGGGGCAAATCGTGCTGGTCGATAGCGGCCTGCTGCGACTCGGCGTGATGGACAAAGGCGACACTTACATTCGTTGCCAGATACTCACCGATGGCAAACTCGGCTCCCGTCGGCATATCAACTTGCCAGGCGTGCACGTGAACTTGCCCTCGCTGACCGAGAAGGACAAGAACGACCTGGCGGCTGGCGTCGAAGCCGGCATCGACCTGGTGGCCCTGTCGTTTGTTCGCGAAGCGAGCGATGTCGACGAACTGCGAATGTTCCTTAACGAGATGGGATCGTCCGCCCGCATTGTTTCAAAGATCGAGGAACAAGCCGGCGTGCGGAACATGGCAGAGATCGTCAAGGCGTCGGACGCCATCATGGTCGCCCGCGGCGACCTCGGCATCGAGATCGACTATCACCAACTGCCGCTGGTGCAAACGCAGCTCGTCAAAGCGTGCCAGGCGGAGGGCAAGCCGGTGATCATCGCGACACACTTGCTCGAGTCGATGGTGTCGTCGCCGATGCCGACGCGGGCGGAGATTTCCGATATTTCTAACGCCGTTCGCGAGCAGGCCGACGCAGTGATGCTGTCCGGCGAAACTACCACCGGCGAGTATCCCCTCGAAGCAGTTGAGGTATTCAAAAACATCATTCGCAGTATCGAGCCGTCGGTCGATTACGACTTGAACTCGACTATCATACTTCGCGAACCAAAGGCCAAGATGCTCCGCTCGGCCGCGACACTGGCCCAGGATCTTGGGCAGTCGGGCATCATCGTGTTTACCCGTAGCGGCTTCCTGGCCCACGTGCTCGGTGCGCTGCGTCCGCGGGGGGTTCCGATTTTTGCCTTCACCGATCGCGAGGACGTGTTCCGCCAGATGCTGTTGCCGTGGGGCGTCGAGCCGTTTTACATGGAGTTCTCCGACGATCCCGAGAAAACCATCAAAGACGCAATAGCTTACCTGAAGCGTCGCGAGTGGTGTGCCGAAGGGATGTGGCTGGTTGTCATCACCAACGTACTGGCTGGCGAGCAGGTCATCGACTCCATGCAGCTTCGCCAGGTGACTTAA
- a CDS encoding PEP-CTERM sorting domain-containing protein has protein sequence MTRPLTTFCAVLASLCLGVSSASAAVLYSDSMESGAGWGINAFGDGDHAATFGYDYSADDIPEAPHSQVGDSATTGVKLEANTASDSAGSSGFTLYPVGQSFTGSYQLRFDAWINYDANERINGNSDGTTEFIGGGIGYDGVKEDIGSGAQLIVTGDGGSSNDYRAFGDTNFLDAAEMAGLSRDGGNVYYADFLPGVAPPAGQSQTAFPAGTPGTPGFQWVTFEFTTDGTIADVIMEKPGGERLLIASINASGNDPFSSDGNISLFYADFFSSVTAEPGLTFGMIDNVVVTQVPEPTTLALLGLGLGGLMLYRRR, from the coding sequence ATGACGCGACCACTAACGACTTTCTGCGCCGTTCTGGCGTCCTTGTGCCTGGGCGTATCGAGTGCCTCGGCCGCTGTGCTGTATAGCGACAGCATGGAAAGTGGAGCAGGCTGGGGCATCAATGCCTTCGGCGATGGCGACCATGCGGCGACGTTCGGCTACGACTACAGCGCCGACGACATTCCCGAGGCTCCCCACTCGCAAGTGGGCGATTCCGCGACCACCGGCGTGAAGCTGGAAGCCAATACCGCGAGCGACAGTGCGGGCTCCTCGGGATTCACACTGTATCCCGTGGGACAGAGCTTTACTGGCAGTTATCAACTTCGCTTCGATGCGTGGATTAACTACGACGCCAACGAACGCATCAACGGCAATTCGGATGGCACTACCGAATTCATCGGCGGCGGCATCGGCTACGATGGCGTCAAAGAAGACATTGGTTCGGGCGCGCAGCTCATCGTGACCGGCGACGGTGGTTCGTCGAACGACTATCGTGCGTTTGGCGACACGAACTTCCTCGACGCCGCTGAGATGGCCGGTCTTTCTCGCGACGGTGGCAATGTTTACTACGCCGACTTCCTGCCAGGCGTCGCACCGCCCGCTGGGCAGAGCCAAACCGCCTTCCCGGCAGGTACGCCCGGTACCCCTGGTTTTCAATGGGTAACCTTCGAGTTCACCACCGACGGCACGATTGCCGATGTGATCATGGAAAAGCCAGGCGGTGAGCGCCTGCTGATTGCGTCGATCAACGCCAGCGGCAACGACCCGTTCAGCTCCGATGGCAACATCAGCCTGTTCTACGCCGACTTCTTCTCGTCGGTCACGGCTGAGCCTGGTTTGACGTTTGGTATGATCGACAACGTGGTCGTCACCCAAGTACCCGAGCCCACCACGCTGGCGCTACTGGGCTTGGGACTCGGTGGACTGATGCTTTATCGCCGCCGCTAA
- a CDS encoding MarR family winged helix-turn-helix transcriptional regulator: MTATAADSSPSELQQELRKRLPFDTFEEEVFLNMWRTFDLLQNDTCKLLDEHGLTSQRYNVLRILRGHGKPGLPAGEIAAQMVTRMPDITRLIDRLETDGLVKRTRSEQDRRCVRITSTPKAAKVLAKLDEPLRTIHEQQMNRLSRTELEQLNAMLVNLRKSNTPSSDAAE, translated from the coding sequence ATGACTGCCACTGCTGCCGATTCCAGTCCTTCCGAGCTTCAGCAAGAGCTACGCAAGCGGCTTCCCTTCGATACGTTCGAGGAAGAAGTGTTTCTCAACATGTGGCGCACCTTCGACTTACTACAAAACGACACCTGCAAGCTGCTCGATGAGCACGGGCTGACCTCGCAGCGATACAACGTACTGCGGATCCTCCGCGGGCATGGCAAGCCTGGCCTGCCGGCCGGGGAGATCGCAGCCCAGATGGTCACCCGCATGCCCGATATCACGCGGCTCATAGATCGGCTCGAAACCGATGGCCTGGTGAAACGCACCCGTAGCGAGCAAGACCGCCGCTGCGTACGAATAACCAGCACGCCGAAGGCGGCCAAGGTGCTCGCGAAGCTTGACGAACCACTGCGAACGATTCACGAGCAACAAATGAATCGTCTCAGCCGCACCGAACTCGAACAACTCAACGCGATGCTGGTGAATCTTCGCAAGTCGAATACTCCATCGAGCGATGCCGCAGAGTGA
- a CDS encoding endonuclease toxin domain-containing protein gives MSYDPSIGQWLSEDPIGFEAGDTNKYRYVGNTPTTFLDTTGLDRLEHGYLQVITWRQAEDLGFYDPEHRPKYRIPLYYVNEPNFFNVFGSDAPPVLVGHYYPELGFVEHTPCEGADKGLGHGYRVSLSELNSKLGNHDWSSWFKANHNDSMNNSAILKQSVDIGLNDPSIHDRFYNFETTAELLAHIDIAFYGIATGLATPSGSMATSKTALTGRRIFNKNSVWKMGAGNRGFAVEAKLGGNLPNGFKTIDRFKDGVATSIKSIDLTSKTYQDCHQLNKLIDGYIDLMAVYKGGERAGKVIRASDITSRSLEIAIPAHSMTGMQKAAIEAAVDYGKSKKVTVIIIEMF, from the coding sequence ATGAGTTACGACCCATCAATAGGGCAGTGGCTGAGCGAGGACCCAATTGGTTTTGAGGCTGGAGATACAAATAAGTATCGGTATGTGGGAAATACACCAACTACTTTTCTCGATACAACAGGTCTAGATCGGCTGGAGCATGGATACCTTCAGGTCATCACGTGGCGTCAGGCCGAGGATCTTGGATTCTATGACCCAGAGCATAGACCTAAGTACAGAATCCCTCTTTACTACGTGAATGAACCAAATTTCTTTAATGTCTTTGGCTCTGACGCACCCCCCGTATTGGTTGGACACTATTATCCTGAGCTCGGCTTCGTCGAACACACCCCATGTGAAGGAGCGGATAAAGGCCTTGGCCACGGCTATCGCGTATCCCTCAGTGAATTGAATAGCAAGTTAGGCAACCACGATTGGTCAAGTTGGTTTAAGGCAAATCACAATGATTCGATGAACAACTCGGCAATCCTCAAACAGTCGGTAGACATTGGCTTGAACGATCCAAGTATCCATGATCGATTCTATAACTTTGAGACCACAGCTGAATTGCTAGCGCATATCGATATTGCTTTCTACGGTATTGCAACCGGACTTGCCACACCATCTGGATCGATGGCAACCTCAAAAACCGCTCTAACTGGCAGGAGAATATTCAACAAGAATAGTGTATGGAAAATGGGAGCTGGAAACAGAGGTTTTGCAGTAGAAGCAAAGCTTGGTGGCAACTTACCCAATGGCTTTAAGACAATTGATCGCTTTAAGGATGGCGTCGCTACAAGCATCAAGTCGATTGATCTGACATCCAAAACCTATCAAGATTGTCATCAGTTAAACAAGCTCATTGATGGGTACATCGACCTCATGGCAGTGTACAAGGGTGGCGAACGGGCGGGTAAAGTCATCAGGGCTTCTGACATAACAAGTCGTAGCTTAGAGATCGCAATTCCAGCTCACTCGATGACAGGCATGCAAAAGGCAGCTATTGAAGCAGCAGTGGACTACGGAAAGTCAAAGAAAGTTACAGTTATCATAATCGAGATGTTTTAA
- the ygiD gene encoding 4,5-DOPA-extradiol-dioxygenase — protein sequence MNRRQLLHAMATTPFVLNSLTDVEAFADELPASERMPALFLGHGTPMNAIEDNEFVQGFRDIAKKIPKPQAIVCISAHWYTRGTKVTAMARPRTIHDFYGFPQELYAVEYPAAGDPKLAAEARELLKPVSVELDQQWGLDHGAWSVIKHMYPQADVPVVQVSVDQTQPAKAHYELGQRLDALRDRGVLILGSGNIVHNLRKIDFAGIDRDDYGFDWAVDARNFVNQQIAQGDYTKLLRPEQQGIALRMAIPTPDHYLPLLYVLGTKHQPGTAKVFNDKMVAGSISMTSVLVG from the coding sequence ATGAACCGCCGTCAACTGTTGCATGCCATGGCCACGACTCCCTTTGTGTTGAATAGCCTGACCGACGTCGAAGCGTTTGCCGACGAACTACCCGCCAGCGAGCGGATGCCGGCCCTGTTTCTAGGGCATGGCACGCCGATGAACGCGATTGAGGACAACGAGTTTGTTCAGGGCTTTCGCGACATCGCCAAGAAGATTCCCAAGCCGCAAGCGATTGTTTGCATCTCGGCCCACTGGTACACCCGCGGTACCAAGGTCACCGCGATGGCTCGGCCGCGGACGATTCACGACTTCTATGGCTTTCCACAGGAGTTGTATGCAGTGGAGTATCCCGCTGCTGGTGATCCAAAGCTGGCCGCCGAAGCCCGCGAACTGCTGAAGCCAGTAAGCGTGGAACTCGACCAGCAGTGGGGCCTCGACCATGGTGCCTGGTCGGTGATCAAGCACATGTACCCCCAGGCCGACGTGCCGGTGGTGCAGGTGAGTGTCGACCAAACCCAGCCGGCCAAGGCCCACTACGAACTCGGGCAGCGGCTCGACGCGCTCCGCGACCGCGGGGTGCTGATCCTTGGCAGCGGCAACATCGTACACAACCTGCGAAAGATCGACTTCGCCGGCATCGACCGCGACGACTACGGCTTCGACTGGGCCGTGGACGCTCGCAATTTCGTAAACCAGCAAATCGCCCAAGGCGACTACACCAAACTGCTCCGCCCCGAGCAGCAAGGCATCGCCCTGCGAATGGCCATCCCCACGCCCGACCACTACCTGCCGCTGCTCTACGTGCTCGGCACCAAGCATCAACCGGGCACGGCCAAGGTGTTCAACGACAAGATGGTCGCGGGGAGTATTAGTATGACTTCGGTGCTAGTGGGGTAG